In Rhododendron vialii isolate Sample 1 chromosome 9a, ASM3025357v1, the following are encoded in one genomic region:
- the LOC131301036 gene encoding uncharacterized protein LOC131301036 isoform X3 codes for MAKPDEEKSDGLEIISIGKLYSGPWDKKYWSSSRGKDRYPYPVGYKAVRTHNGMTCKMEIHEGLKGPLFSIVSDGPPCSGQTPDIAWESFQKKGCPRLKLWHGKRYSCNIEGIEFFGFKNPFVQRLLRELVANVDGTAEQSFLPSSCSNGDLGTKHHSQSTESCTSPDDQLHSAKPQIKGKRSRRGKPTTFNSTCEASFKKLRPKDQNLQMHNNDDTTNSRQGFQNYLNGRTSILYPDSNQEHDGSNDPEAMEASTSLETAVQRENDLVNDSLPLESSQHFGHLGKELPPHKESNHVSSENCISTGIAGNLSPLDQHLDRSKDAEIQMLCSSMLSKDKDGEVPIPKDTQNVSDMDLCAPDSLDPLQDTTSDPQPNRLKKSPCNARSELTSEKLVVSESPAPELHPLEEMGTLTASSEKSDFDSVDQDIANSMMTFLLPRALPLLKTFSRKKKKIKNGSENSPCWEQNQKKANRTDYHADLPPPAEAHTQSPLLDQKEKQKMQILNAEPGLVVPSFELYPPVVHDSVKNGKSGSDAAEAGVAALGESIPRSDDSGLPVNVDTSAQSLIGHAGGSDSNDIFTFNKAPMSSIGRPKNGDNLIPESTLGCMLSSEHVILASNKDICRHSDEKVMHCDIHSKEKDLNESPSCVKGTVDDNSTSVARSVQVSHGEIIFKEGEADTSNTSFTHIQNEASTRKHNGPLTESIIFRNVNDGYGPNMYTATNLLLASDIQPASPFNSNPHTSYSSGVDAINDGQTNSLHVQKFTNNFNGRLHNVAAVLQSQSFMGPSSFATNLEVINQTSSCNEKSLAEVDKELQRRQNIVDMSNPVSRFHKQGRDICVNNSEVADDSRLKLPMDMGDNDKMEKIIDLVGCYIHPLPISLVLLSTKEKEIYICVLCGVSADKRRTLFVYKVSLEQQSLGCPSFIGHTQILLPTSKDAFGREITLERSGLQFTPDGQCLVLLKSMKAPHCREGKLQCPCSGCRSECFENYAVKVVQVKHGYISVVATLKTVDDVHCLLVCEPNYVVGVEESGKLHLWIMNSTWSAQIEECDLSTSDCIFPCIVELKRVPHCAALVVGHNGFGEFGLWYGIFPRGPL; via the exons ATGGCGAAACCCGACGAAGAGAAATCGGACGGCCTCGAAATCATCTCAATCGGAAAGCTGTACAGTGGCCCCTGGGACAAGAAATACTGGAGCTCCTCTAGG GGTAAAGATCGCTATCCTTACCCAGTTGGATACAAAGCTGTACGGACACATAATGGAATGACTTGTAAAATGGAAATTCATGAAGGTCTCAAAGGCCCTTTATTTTCG ATTGTTTCTGATGGACCGCCGTGTTCTGGGCAAACTCCAGATATTGCATGGGAAAGCTTTCAAAAGAAAGGCTGCCCTCGCTTAAAGTTGTGGCATGGAAAGAGATATTCATGTAATATCGAGGGTATTGAG TTTTTTGGATTCAAAAACCCCTTTGTTCAGAGGTTACTTAGGGAATTGGTGGCAAATGTTGATGGAACTGCAGAGCAGAGTTTCTTACCATCCAGCTGTAGCAATGGGGATTTGGGAACAAAGCATCATTCTCAATCCACTGAATCATGTACATCTCCTGATGACCAATTGCACTCTGCAAAACCACAGATTAAAGGGAAGCGAAGCAGGAGGGGAAAACCCACAACTTTTAATTCAACATGTGAAGCTAGCTTTAAAAAACTCAGGCCTAAAGATCAGAATCTTCAGATGCATAATAATGATGACACTACCAATTCCAGACAAGGGTTTCAGAATTATCTTAATGGCAGGACTTCCATCCTTTACCCTGATTCAAATCAAGAGCATGACGGAAGTAATGATCCGGAAGCTATGGAAGCATCAACAAGCTTGGAAACTGCAGTTCAGAGAGAAAATGATTTGGTCAATGATAGTTTGCCTTTGGAATCATCTCAACATTTTGGTCATCTTGGAAAGGAATTGCCTCCCCATAAAGAAAGCAATCATGTTAGTTCTGAAAATTGCATATCCACTGGAATAGCTGGCAACTTATCACCCCTTGATCAACAT CTTGATAGGTCAAAAGATGCTGAAATTCAAATGCTCTGTTCATCAATGCTGTCCAAAGATAAAGATGGTGAAGTGCCAATTCCAAAAGATACTCAAAATGTCAGTGATATGGATCTTTGTGCTCCTGATTCTTTGGATCCTCTGCAGG ATACTACTTCTGATCCTCAACCAAATAGGCTAAAGAAAAGTCCTTGCAATGCGAGAAGTGAGTTGACTTCTGAAAAACTAGTGGTTTCTGAGAGTCCGGCACCTGAGTTGCATCCACTCGAAGAGATGGGCACGTTAACTGCAAGTTCTGAAAAGAGTGATTTTGATTCAGTTGATCAGGACATAGCCAATTCGATGATGACATTTCTGCTTCCTCGAGCACTCCCACTGCTCAAAAcattttcgaggaagaaaaagaaaatcaagaatgGTTCAGAAAATTCTCCTTGTTGGGAACAAAACCAGAAGAAAGCTAACAGAACAGACTACCATGCAGATCTCCCACCCCCCG CTGAAGCTCATACTCAGAGTCCCCTTTTAGACCAGAAGGAAAAGCAAAAGATGCAAATCTTAAATGCAGAACCCGGTTTAGTTGTCCCAAGTTTTGAACTATATCCACCTGTGGTTCATGATAGCGTCAAGAATGGTAAATCTGGTTCTGACGCCGCTGAAGCTGGTGTAGCAGCCTTGGGTGAAAGCATACCTAGGTCTGACGATTCGGGACTGCCTGTGAATGTTGATACATCAGCTCAGTCATTAATTGGCCATGCTGGTGGCAGTGACAGCAATGACATCTTCACTTTCAACAAAGCACCTATGTCCTCAATTGGCAGGCCTAAGAATGGTGATAATCTCATACCTGAATCTACCTTAGGTTGCATGCTTTCTAGTGAGCATGTTATCCTTGCAAGTAACAAGGATATCTGCAGACATTCAGATGAAAAGGTAATGCACTGTGATATCCATTCCAAGGAAAAGGACCTAAATGAATCACCAAGTTGTGTTAAAG GTACAGTCGATGACAACTCGACAAGCGTTGCGAGATCTGTTCAAGTATCACATGGGGAAATCATTTTTAAAGAAGGAGAAGCTGATACTAGCAATACTTCCTTTACCCATATCCAAAATGAAGCTTCGACAAGAAAACACAATGGTCCTCTCACAGAAAGTATCATATTCAGAAACGTTAATGACGGTTATGGCCCTAACATGTATACTGCCACAAACTTGTTGCTTGCCTCAGATATTCAGCCAGCTAGCCCCTTCAATTCCAACCCACATACAAGTTATTCATCTGGTGTTGATGCCATAAATGACGGACAGACCAACAGTTTGCACGTGCAGAAATTTACCAATAATTTTAATGGTAGACTTCATAATGTGGCAGCTGTTTTACAAAGCCAATCATTTATGGGTCCCTCCAGTTTCGCTACCAATTTGGAGGTTATTAATCAAACTTCTTCATGCAATGAAAAATCTCTGGCCGAAGTTGACAAGGAGCTGCAGAGGCGCCAAAATATTGTTGATATGAGCAATCCTGTATCACGGTTTCATAAACAGGGAAGGGATATCTGTGTGAATAACAGTGAAGTTGCAGATGATTCACGCTTAAAGCTTCCAATGGACATGGGGGATAATGACAAAATGGAGAAAATAATTGACTTAGTTGGATGTTATATCCACCCCTTGCCAATTTCATTGGTGTTATTGAGTACGAAAGAGAAAGAAATCTATATTTGTGTTCTATGCGGTGTTTCTGCGGATAAGAGAAGAACCCTGTTTGTGTACAAGGTATCGCTAGAACAGCAAAGCTTAGGATGCCCTTCTTTTATTGGCCACACTCAAATACTCTTGCCAACTTCAAAAGATGCATTTGGTAGAGAA ATTACTCTAGAAAGATCTGGTTTGCAATTCACTCCAGATGGGCAGTGCCTTGTCTTACTGAAAAGTATGAAAGCTCCTCATTGCAG GGAAGGGAAACTTCAGTGTCCATGCTCAGGTTGTAGATCGGAATGCTTTGAGAATTATGCAGTAAAGGTTGTGCAAGTAAAACATGGTTATATTTCTGTTGTGGCAACTTTAAAGACAGTTGACGATGTTCACTGTCTATTAGTTTGTGAACCTAACTATGTTGTCGGCGTTGAAGAGAGTGGGAAATTGCACCTATGGATCATGAACTCAACGTGGAG TGCACAGATAGAGGAATGTGATCTATCAACTTCTGACTGCATATTTCCGTGCATAGTTGAGTTGAAGAGAGTCCCCCATTGTGCTGCTCTTGTTGTTGGCCATAATGGCTTCGGGGAATTTGGTTTATGGTATG GGATATTTCCACGCGGACCTTTGTAG